The Phyllopteryx taeniolatus isolate TA_2022b chromosome 17, UOR_Ptae_1.2, whole genome shotgun sequence genome window below encodes:
- the si:dkey-183i3.6 gene encoding LAT2 domain-containing protein isoform X1, giving the protein MKNILWFALKFPVCLECVTDVTSCRKRKPTHTLHRCCRLEPTQEGDQLDHQRHLTANSQSFGQPLPGGTGMLGNSSVQCAVATAASLASLSLLGLLCLRCKRKSKTIHEDAQIYNPHTFQREGSRFAVMQSKRVTKTNQMITSSNEDVCPRAVAGSPPRSWEHIYVDPLPVTVYENELTPLKMKVADPVVTYYANVVGAALINNDADDYENSEFLAQNAHQLENGKRIITPCPQTVIDFKVSSFLWTRSVVRE; this is encoded by the exons atgaaaaacattttgtggttCGCGCTGAAGTTTCCAGTGTGTCTTGAATGTGTGACGGATGTGACAAGTTGTCGTAAAAGGAAGCCAACACACACGCTTCACCGCTGCTGTCGACTCGAGCCGACGCAGGAAGGAGACCAGCTGGACCACCAAAG GCACTTGACCGCAAACTCTCAGAGTTTTGGCCAACCACTTCCTGGAGGCACAG GTATGCTGGGAAATTCCAGCGTGCAGTGTGCGGTAGCAACTGCTGCGTCGCTGGCCTCGCTGAGTCTGTTGGGCCTGCTGTGTCTAAGATGCAAGAGAAAGTCCA AGACCATACACGAAGATGCTCAAATATACAACCCGCACACATT CCAGCGTGAGGGGAGCAGATTTGCTGTAATGCAATCCAAAAGAG TCACCAAAACCAATCAAATGATCACATCCTCAAA TGAGGACGTTTGTCCAA GAGCTGTTGCTGGATCACCACCCAGAAGTTGGGAACATATTTATGT AGATCCACTCCCCGTCACAGTTTATGAAAATGAGCTGACGCCATTAAAGATGAAAG TTGCCGATCCCGTCGTGACTTATTACGCAAACGTGGTTGGCGCGGCGCTGATAAACAACG ACGCCGACGACTATGAGAACTCCGAGTTCCTGGCACAAAACGCTCACCAGCTGGAGAATGGTAAGCGCATCATCACTCCCTGCCCACAGACAGTTATTGACTTTAAAGTGTCCTCTTTTCTTTGGACCAGATCTGTTGTACGAGAATGA
- the si:dkey-183i3.6 gene encoding LAT2 domain-containing protein isoform X2, producing the protein MKNILWFALKFPVCLECVTDVTSCRKRKPTHTLHRCCRLEPTQEGDQLDHQRHLTANSQSFGQPLPGGTGMLGNSSVQCAVATAASLASLSLLGLLCLRCKRKSKTIHEDAQIYNPHTFQREGSRFAVMQSKRVTKTNQMITSSNEDVCPRAVAGSPPRSWEHIYVDPLPVTVYENELTPLKMKVADPVVTYYANVVGAALINNDADDYENSEFLAQNAHQLENDLLYENEKAA; encoded by the exons atgaaaaacattttgtggttCGCGCTGAAGTTTCCAGTGTGTCTTGAATGTGTGACGGATGTGACAAGTTGTCGTAAAAGGAAGCCAACACACACGCTTCACCGCTGCTGTCGACTCGAGCCGACGCAGGAAGGAGACCAGCTGGACCACCAAAG GCACTTGACCGCAAACTCTCAGAGTTTTGGCCAACCACTTCCTGGAGGCACAG GTATGCTGGGAAATTCCAGCGTGCAGTGTGCGGTAGCAACTGCTGCGTCGCTGGCCTCGCTGAGTCTGTTGGGCCTGCTGTGTCTAAGATGCAAGAGAAAGTCCA AGACCATACACGAAGATGCTCAAATATACAACCCGCACACATT CCAGCGTGAGGGGAGCAGATTTGCTGTAATGCAATCCAAAAGAG TCACCAAAACCAATCAAATGATCACATCCTCAAA TGAGGACGTTTGTCCAA GAGCTGTTGCTGGATCACCACCCAGAAGTTGGGAACATATTTATGT AGATCCACTCCCCGTCACAGTTTATGAAAATGAGCTGACGCCATTAAAGATGAAAG TTGCCGATCCCGTCGTGACTTATTACGCAAACGTGGTTGGCGCGGCGCTGATAAACAACG ACGCCGACGACTATGAGAACTCCGAGTTCCTGGCACAAAACGCTCACCAGCTGGAGAATG ATCTGTTGTACGAGAATGAAAAAGCAGCCTGA
- the si:dkey-183i3.6 gene encoding LAT2 domain-containing protein isoform X3, which produces MKNILWFALKFPVCLECVTDVTSCRKRKPTHTLHRCCRLEPTQEGDQLDHQRYAGKFQRAVCGSNCCVAGLAESVGPAVSKMQEKVQDHTRRCSNIQPAHIREGSRFAVMQSKRVTKTNQMITSSNEDVCPRAVAGSPPRSWEHIYVDPLPVTVYENELTPLKMKVADPVVTYYANVVGAALINNDADDYENSEFLAQNAHQLENGKRIITPCPQTVIDFKVSSFLWTRSVVRE; this is translated from the exons atgaaaaacattttgtggttCGCGCTGAAGTTTCCAGTGTGTCTTGAATGTGTGACGGATGTGACAAGTTGTCGTAAAAGGAAGCCAACACACACGCTTCACCGCTGCTGTCGACTCGAGCCGACGCAGGAAGGAGACCAGCTGGACCACCAAAG GTATGCTGGGAAATTCCAGCGTGCAGTGTGCGGTAGCAACTGCTGCGTCGCTGGCCTCGCTGAGTCTGTTGGGCCTGCTGTGTCTAAGATGCAAGAGAAAGTCCA AGACCATACACGAAGATGCTCAAATATACAACCCGCACACATT CGTGAGGGGAGCAGATTTGCTGTAATGCAATCCAAAAGAG TCACCAAAACCAATCAAATGATCACATCCTCAAA TGAGGACGTTTGTCCAA GAGCTGTTGCTGGATCACCACCCAGAAGTTGGGAACATATTTATGT AGATCCACTCCCCGTCACAGTTTATGAAAATGAGCTGACGCCATTAAAGATGAAAG TTGCCGATCCCGTCGTGACTTATTACGCAAACGTGGTTGGCGCGGCGCTGATAAACAACG ACGCCGACGACTATGAGAACTCCGAGTTCCTGGCACAAAACGCTCACCAGCTGGAGAATGGTAAGCGCATCATCACTCCCTGCCCACAGACAGTTATTGACTTTAAAGTGTCCTCTTTTCTTTGGACCAGATCTGTTGTACGAGAATGA